Proteins encoded together in one Hevea brasiliensis isolate MT/VB/25A 57/8 chromosome 16, ASM3005281v1, whole genome shotgun sequence window:
- the LOC110662166 gene encoding cytochrome P450 81Q32-like, with protein MEDKFFCMVLALPFVLLALNFWLRTSTQHRNLPPSPRALPIIGHLHLVNLPLHRSLHTLSQKYGPIISLRFGSRRVMVVSSPSAVEECFTTNDIVFANRPPLTLGKYISYNCTSLSSASYGDHWRNLRRISTLDVFSSNRLNVFTGIRRDEIKIFLNKLYSFSSHDFAKVELKPMLMELTFNIIMRMVAGKRYNGEEVTGKDKAEAKQFREMMKEIFEYAGASYLGDFLPFLQWFDYQGFLNRVVRLGKRTDRFLQDLIDEHLCDDKASSESRNETMISHLLCLQESQPEYYTDEIIKGLILDIVLAGTESSAGTLEWAMSNLLNHPEVLEKAKNELDLQIGEESMMDESDLSKLPYLQNIITETLRLHPPGPLLLPHLSSQECSVGGYHVEPNTWLLVNVWAIHRDPEFWDDAIEFKPERFESPGQGSETYKFIPFGLGRRSCPGMGLANRVIGFCLGSMVHCFEWKRASDQEIDMSEGTGLSMPKAEPLEAMCRARNITRNVLS; from the exons ATGGAGGATAAGTTTTTCTGTATGGTTTTGGCCCTTCCCTTTGTTCTTCTTGCCTTAAACTTCTGGTTACGAACAAGCACACAACACAGAAACCTCCCACCAAGTCCACGCGCTCTTCCAATTATAGGTCATCTCCATCTGGTCAATCTTCCCCTCCATCGATCTCTCCATACTCTGTCACAAAAATATGGTCCAATCATTTCTCTCCGATTCGGTTCCCGCAGAGTGATGGTTGTATCATCGCCGTCCGCGGTGGAAGAATGCTTCACCACAAATGACATTGTTTTCGCCAATCGTCCTCCCTTAACCTTGGGCAAGTACATTTCTTACAATTGCACCAGCCTTTCATCAGCCTCATACGGCGACCACTGGCGCAACCTTCGCCGGATAAGCACTCTCGATGTTTTCTCATCGAATCGTCTCAACGTTTTCACAGGTATCAGGAGAGATGAAATCAAGATTTTCCTGAACAAACTCTATAGTTTCTCGAGCCATGATTTTGctaaggtagagttgaaaccaATGCTCATGGAGCTAACCTTTAACATAATCATGCGCATGGTCGCCGGGAAGCGGTACAACGGGGAGGAAGTGACAGGAAAGGATAAGGCAGAGGCAAAGCAATTCAGGGAGATGATGAAAGAGATTTTTGAATATGCTGGAGCTTCATACCTTGGAGATTTCTTGCCTTTCTTGCAGTGGTTTGACTACCAGGGTTTTTTGAATAGAGTGGTGAGACTTGGCAAAAGAACTGATAGGTTCCTCCAAGATCTTATTGACGAGCATCTGTGTGATGACAAGGCAAGTTCTGAGAGTAGGAACGAGACCATGATCAGCCATCTTCTCTGTTTGCAAGAATCACAACCAGAATACTATACAGATGAAATTATCAAAGGCCTGATTCTG GATATTGTATTAGCTGGTACTGAATCCTCTGCTGGGACATTAGAATGGGCAATGTCCAATCTACTTAATCATCCAGAAGTTTTGGAGAAAGCAAAAAATGAACTGGACTTACAGATTGGTGAAGAAAGCATGATGGATGAATCTGATCTTTCCAAGCTACCATATCTTCAGAATATCATAACAGAGACCCTGAGATTGCATCCACCAGGTCCATTGCTTCTTCCACATTTATCATCTCAAGAGTGCAGTGTTGGAGGATACCATGTGGAACCCAATACGTGGCTGCTTGTTAATGTATGGGCTATACACAGGGACCCTGAGTTTTGGGACGATGCAATTGAGTTTAAACCTGAGAGATTTGAGAGCCCAGGTCAAGGTTCTGAGACTTACAAGTTTATCCCATTTGGCTTGGGGAGGAGGTCATGTCCTGGGATGGGTCTTGCAAATCGTGTTATAGGGTTTTGTTTGGGGTCCATGGTTCATTGCTTTGAATGGAAAAGGGCAAGTGACCAAGAAATTGACATGTCTGAAGGAACTGGGCTCTCTATGCCCAAGGCTGAGCCACTGGAGGCAATGTGCAGGGCTCGTAATATCACGAGGAATGTGCTATCTTGA